A window of the Desulfobacterales bacterium genome harbors these coding sequences:
- a CDS encoding phage protein GemA/Gp16 family protein — MAKKITGKQIGLVHVAKQKTGLTEVEYRDLLSSVGAASSKDLDQKTLDTVMQHFNALGFKTGGADGRARIKQKIRAVMAEMHLTDAYVNAMAATMFNLDHWAWGNAVQLKKLAAALTYHQRRSKKRQRA; from the coding sequence ATGGCTAAAAAAATCACCGGCAAACAGATCGGGCTGGTGCATGTGGCCAAGCAGAAAACCGGGCTGACCGAGGTCGAGTACCGCGACCTCCTCTCCTCGGTGGGGGCGGCCTCCAGCAAAGATCTGGATCAAAAAACGCTTGATACCGTGATGCAGCATTTTAACGCCCTGGGGTTTAAAACCGGGGGCGCGGACGGAAGGGCCCGGATCAAGCAGAAGATTAGGGCGGTGATGGCGGAGATGCACTTGACCGACGCGTATGTCAACGCGATGGCGGCCACCATGTTTAACCTCGATCACTGGGCCTGGGGCAACGCGGTGCAGCTTAAAAAACTGGCCGCCGCCCTGACCTATCACCAGCGGCGAAGCAAAAAGAGGCAGCGCGCATGA
- a CDS encoding ATP-binding protein yields MSKKNEPVSFNPVFVKTKNVRNFSVLMDGLDLAAGEGRLGMVYGRAGRGKTRTAQWYAAHNNCVYIRVWTIWSELDFLKALARELGVVNPPGRRGTCAAEIVDRLVSAPRPIFLDEIEKLSRRHLDTIRDISDTCAVPIVLIGEEELVTVMRANRRVWSRTYQQVEFAPITAADILLYAGEATGLKLETPQARIMHEASGGDFRIVRRDLLTLIQYANARGTNTADADMVKMAVKSGLNGAN; encoded by the coding sequence ATGTCAAAGAAAAATGAGCCAGTCAGTTTCAATCCTGTGTTTGTGAAAACCAAAAATGTCAGAAATTTCTCCGTGTTAATGGACGGCCTTGACCTGGCCGCGGGCGAGGGGCGCTTAGGCATGGTCTACGGCCGGGCCGGGCGCGGCAAAACCCGGACCGCCCAGTGGTATGCGGCGCATAACAACTGCGTCTATATCCGGGTCTGGACCATCTGGAGCGAGCTCGACTTTTTGAAGGCGCTGGCCCGTGAGCTCGGCGTGGTCAACCCGCCGGGCCGCCGGGGCACGTGCGCAGCCGAAATCGTGGACCGCCTGGTCTCCGCCCCCCGCCCCATATTCCTGGATGAGATCGAGAAACTCTCCCGCCGGCACCTGGACACCATCCGCGACATATCGGATACGTGCGCCGTGCCCATTGTTTTAATCGGCGAGGAGGAGCTCGTGACTGTCATGCGGGCCAACCGCCGGGTATGGAGCCGAACTTACCAGCAGGTGGAATTTGCGCCCATCACGGCCGCGGATATCCTGCTTTATGCCGGCGAGGCCACGGGTTTGAAATTGGAGACCCCGCAGGCGCGGATCATGCACGAGGCATCGGGCGGTGATTTCCGGATCGTGCGGCGGGATCTGTTAACGCTGATCCAGTATGCCAACGCGCGCGGCACCAATACCGCGGATGCGGACATGGTGAAAATGGCGGTTAAATCCGGTTTAAACGGGGCGAATTAA
- a CDS encoding Mu transposase C-terminal domain-containing protein yields MELATSELAKITGVAKSTISRRAKKERWSHKYITSRGGRKKVYYIDHLPEDIRFLIYKEGEGNTPPQPSPPAAERATSGGKVKAAERAASGGEVSAAERAAVDGKVKGEDAAAGGPGERACGENINSQQMVLAAAKSDLLALYLKRVKSARHGKKQKAREDFTTAYNSGIPWPELFRKIGPVSWKTLEAWKKQIDAAHGDIMVLADHRGHVKRGNTELSPEAKQVLIRCALSPNRPHISEAIRTARAVMAAKGVQNGLSDATYRRFLRDWRDTNYHIWVFNRQGAKAWNDKCAFDIARDYSLINVGDILVADGHTLNFEIVNPWTGKPKRMTLLVWFDMKSSMPLGWDITPTEDTACIASALRRAIMRLGKIPKVAYLDNGKAFAGRFFNGRDLEQAGFSGLFSRLGIKTIFAWPYHGQSKTVERFFKTFAELERLAPTYCGTSIETKPPRMNRGERLHRKAYDKAMSGITGITLEQAHNAIAAWFDEYASRPQRGHLNGASPMDVFPPEQGPGVDPAELRYLMLAQDIRTITQNGIKFLNETYYHPALYGRRHPVEIRYDLQDRSSILVVEPKTGELVCEAAPPEKAHPAASVLGTDEDRARLQNLIHYKKSQEKEASALAREFLANEILPEHRRHLKSMGISGDAAAEKPAAKNTNEPTDARINKDLIELKRMNQEVEKDPAPDASENYTPEVDRGEDAASLWDRIQQMPEPDRYEALIRQDVRGVLIPAHMQAFMSYFEATPAYQRDADYYEQVRAQAVVEFQAGTAAR; encoded by the coding sequence ATGGAGTTAGCAACCTCTGAACTGGCAAAGATTACCGGTGTAGCCAAGTCGACAATATCGCGCCGTGCGAAAAAAGAAAGGTGGTCGCACAAATACATTACAAGCCGTGGCGGCCGCAAAAAAGTATATTACATTGACCACCTCCCCGAGGATATCCGTTTCCTTATATATAAGGAGGGGGAAGGTAACACCCCACCCCAACCCTCCCCGCCGGCGGCGGAGAGGGCGACGAGTGGCGGAAAAGTAAAGGCGGCGGAGAGGGCGGCGAGTGGCGGAGAAGTAAGCGCCGCGGAGAGGGCGGCTGTTGATGGAAAAGTAAAGGGAGAAGACGCGGCAGCGGGCGGCCCGGGTGAGCGGGCCTGCGGCGAAAACATCAATTCGCAGCAGATGGTTCTGGCCGCGGCCAAATCCGATCTTCTGGCGCTTTATTTAAAGCGCGTGAAATCCGCCAGACACGGCAAAAAACAGAAAGCGCGCGAGGATTTTACCACCGCCTATAACTCGGGGATCCCCTGGCCGGAGCTGTTTCGAAAAATCGGGCCGGTGTCCTGGAAGACGCTTGAGGCCTGGAAAAAACAGATCGATGCCGCGCACGGGGATATCATGGTGCTGGCCGATCACCGCGGCCACGTCAAACGCGGAAACACGGAGCTATCTCCGGAGGCCAAGCAGGTCTTGATCCGCTGCGCGCTCTCGCCAAACCGGCCGCACATCTCAGAGGCCATCCGAACGGCCCGGGCGGTGATGGCGGCTAAGGGCGTTCAAAACGGCCTGTCCGACGCCACGTACCGGCGCTTCCTGCGCGACTGGCGCGACACAAACTATCACATCTGGGTATTCAACCGCCAGGGCGCCAAGGCCTGGAACGACAAATGCGCGTTTGATATCGCCCGGGACTACTCGCTGATTAACGTGGGCGACATCCTGGTGGCGGACGGGCACACCCTGAACTTTGAGATCGTCAACCCCTGGACCGGCAAACCCAAACGCATGACGCTTTTGGTCTGGTTTGACATGAAATCCTCAATGCCATTGGGCTGGGATATCACCCCCACCGAGGACACAGCCTGCATCGCATCCGCCCTTCGCCGGGCGATTATGCGCCTGGGAAAAATCCCGAAGGTGGCCTATCTGGATAACGGCAAGGCGTTTGCCGGCCGGTTTTTTAACGGCCGCGATCTTGAACAGGCGGGGTTTTCCGGGCTTTTTTCGCGGCTCGGAATCAAAACGATTTTCGCCTGGCCGTATCACGGGCAATCCAAAACCGTGGAGCGGTTCTTTAAAACATTTGCCGAGCTTGAGCGCCTGGCCCCCACCTATTGCGGCACCTCCATTGAGACCAAACCCCCGCGCATGAACCGGGGCGAGCGCCTGCACCGAAAAGCCTACGACAAAGCCATGAGCGGCATTACCGGTATTACGCTTGAGCAGGCGCACAACGCGATCGCGGCCTGGTTTGACGAATACGCATCCCGCCCACAACGCGGGCATTTAAACGGGGCCTCGCCGATGGATGTATTTCCCCCGGAGCAGGGTCCGGGCGTGGATCCGGCGGAGCTCAGATACCTGATGCTGGCCCAGGACATCCGCACCATCACCCAGAACGGCATCAAGTTTCTAAACGAGACCTATTACCACCCGGCGCTCTACGGCCGGCGGCACCCGGTTGAAATTCGCTACGACCTGCAGGACCGGAGCTCGATCCTGGTGGTGGAGCCCAAAACCGGGGAGCTCGTCTGCGAGGCCGCGCCCCCGGAAAAAGCGCATCCGGCCGCCTCGGTTCTGGGCACGGACGAGGACCGGGCCCGGCTGCAGAACCTTATCCATTACAAAAAATCCCAGGAAAAAGAGGCCTCGGCCCTGGCGCGCGAATTTCTCGCAAACGAGATCCTGCCCGAGCACCGGCGGCACCTCAAATCGATGGGAATTTCCGGGGATGCGGCCGCGGAAAAACCGGCCGCAAAAAATACTAACGAGCCGACTGATGCGCGGATAAACAAAGACCTGATTGAACTAAAGCGCATGAATCAAGAGGTTGAGAAAGATCCGGCCCCGGATGCGTCGGAAAACTACACCCCGGAAGTGGATCGGGGCGAGGATGCGGCGAGCCTCTGGGACCGGATTCAGCAGATGCCCGAGCCGGACCGATACGAGGCGCTGATTCGCCAGGATGTGCGCGGCGTTTTGATCCCGGCGCACATGCAGGCGTTTATGAGTTATTTCGAGGCCACCCCGGCCTATCAGCGGGACGCGGATTATTACGAGCAGGTGCGCGCCCAGGCGGTGGTGGAATTTCAGGCGGGCACGGCGGCCCGTTAA